The genomic DNA ACTCAGGAAATTTGTAAACGAGTTATGGAAGTACGTGTGAAATCCCCCACTGGTAGAGAGTTATATCGAAAACGAAAATACATGGTCGAACCAGTTTTTGGTAATATGAAACATAATATGAGGTTTAGGAGTTTCTCTCAAAAAGGGAAAGAGAATTGCGAGGGAGAATTCTTTTTAGCTGCATTAGTGCATAATATAAAAAAACTTATCAGATTTGAGGGTATAGTTAAAATTAAAGAATTTGCTACGAATATTATAAAACCGTCAAGAGGTTCAGGTTTTTCCTATATTTTTGCAAACACAGTATGTAAAGTGGGAATTGATACATGCAGGTTCATACATCAATTAGTCTATTTTGGTTGATAGCTTAAGGGGTAGAGATCGATCATTTGTGATCCTGCATGATATTGATCATTGGTGCAACACCCTCATGAGCTGTTCCTTTTCCAGACAAAACATATTGTAAATGAAACCAATCCGATGAATGCAGTTCTTATACTGAGCGGTTCTGAAATGGAGCTGAAATCTCTGATTGAGATATCCAGTATCTCCATGGATACAGAACAGAATATCATTACCTTCCTGGCACACCCCTTGGAGTTCAATTCAGGGGAACTTCTCAAACCTTTCCTGAATGGTATGGGAGATCTGGATATGGCAACAGGAAAGAGAGCAAATCTGACTGCTTTGTATCTTGAAATTATTCATCCGGTTGCTGAAAATAAATGGAATCCGCAGTTCCCGTGTTGTGTTGAGGGTCCTGGTGGTCAGTGTTATATGAAGTGTTAATATTCTGATACTTTTTTTTTTCATCAACTCAATTGTTCATTATGAAGCTTCTTCTGGCCAGTGAAGAAACTTCATGATTCAGCACATCAGATATCTGGTATTCATATCTTCTGTGGGGGAGTATCCATGAATTTTTCAGAAAAAAATATCCTATATGCAGGAATTGGAATAAGTATCCTGCTGTGTCTCCTGATACCATCGGTATGTGCAGGACCGTCTGATAACTGGTTCCCTGACAATCGATGGATCCAGCAAATTTCAGGTCAGAATTATCAGAATACCATCCAGATATCTGAAGAACATGCACCTGACCGGCTTATTGTCCGGTATAAACCAGAATCGATGAAAAGCCAGTCTGCCATGATGTCGGTACAGGCGATGGCACATGCAGAGGCAGGATCCCGGGTAGTTCGTGATCTCAGCACAAGCGGGGTTGTGGGGATGCAGGTCGTACAGGTGACTGGAACGAGCCTTACACGTGCCATGGAGATCTATGAAACAAATCCTGATGTCCTGTACGTGGAGCCCGATTACCGGATATCACTTAGTCCGATTGAAAAAACCGGGACATCTGCTCCAATTCAGGCCCAGAGTTTTCGTGCAGCAGGAACGGGGTGGCCAAATGATCCTGGATATTCCCAGCTCTGGGGTCTTGAAAATACCGGTCAAACTCCCTTTTATGGAAAAACAGGGGCAGATATCAAGGCTCCTTTAGCCTGGGGGGCAACAACCGGATCATCATCGGTTGTGATAGCGCTCATTGATACCGGCGTTGATTATTCCCACCCGGATCTTTCTTCTAATATCTGGCAAAACCCGGGTGAGTATTCAAACGGGGCTGATGATGATGGAAATGGGTATATTGACGATATCAGGGGCTGGAATTTTGTCTCAAAAAATAATGACCCTATGGATGATAACGGACATGGAACACATTGTGCCGGGACCATGGCAGCCGTCGGGAACAATGGAATCGGCGTGACTGGTGTTAGCTGGAATACAAAGATCATGCCATTGAAGTTCCTTGACTCCAAGGGGTCCGGGTATACATCCGATGCTATTTCAGCAATCCTCTATGCAACCCAGAAGGGAGTCCCCATCATCTCCTGTTCATTCAGCGGTCCGGGAGAGTCCCTTGCCCTCAAAGAAGCGATAGATTCCTCTTCTGCACTCTTTATCTGTGCAGCGGGGAATGCTGGTGCAAATTCTGACATTACTCCCCAGTACCCGGCTGCATATCCAAGTTCGCAGATAATCTCCGTTGCAGCCTCTACCTATCATGACACTCTGGCTACGTTCTCCAATTACGGAACGAGTTCAGTTGATCTTGCCGCTCCGGGAGTCAGCATCTACAGTACGACAAAAGCCGGAGGGTATTCTTATCTGAACGGTACGTCGATGGCTGTTCCCTATGTCACCGGAACAGCCGCCCTGCTCAAAGCCAGAAATCCCTCAATCTCTACACCACAGATGAAGAGTAAGATTCTGGGTTCATGCGATGTTCTTGCATCCCTTTCAGGAAAAGTTGCGACAGGCGGGAGGCTAAATGCGGCAAAAGCGCTTGATGTGTCCATTCCTACGCCGACTCCGACAATCACTCCTGTTCCCACGGTAACCCATACTCCAACTCCAAGCCCGACTCCGACATTTACTCCTGTTCCTACGGTGACCCGCACTCCAACTCCCAGTCCGACTCCGACATTTACCCAGATTCCTACGGTGACCCGTACTCCAACTCCAAGCCCTACTCCGACATTTACCCCGGTTCCTACGGTGACCCGCACTCCAACTCCCAGTCCGACTCCAACGTTCACTCCTTCACCAACACAAGGGCCGGTCCCTCCGTGCGGCGTTTATAAAAAAGATATCCAGTCTGGTTTTCTCAGGCAGGGACAAGCAGCAGTGTACGGTTACTATATTCCGGTTGATGGACGGTCAAAGATTGAGTGGTCATTAACAGTCCGTGGAACATGTGGTGCTGGTCAGGGGATTGCAACCGCAGCAAAAACAGGAGGATTGAAGGATAATAACAATGCATGTGCCGGTTCATCAGTATTTGATCTGTATGTGTGCAGGGATTGTAATCCGCAGAATTCACGGTGTTATGCTAATTATTATGCCTATGGGCCGAATGCATACACCTCCATAACAAAGCCGGCGTCTGGTTCAACGTACTTTGTGATGATCTATGCCAGATCCGGAAATGGTATATATGACCTGCAGATGAACAGTTACAAATGTACAGGGAATACTCCCATTATTGTAGCCTCTGCTGAACAGGGGATGCAGATGGCCGGAACTGACAGTGGGGCATCTCCTGCTTCCATCCCGGTCCCGACAGCCGAGTTTGTGTAGTTATGACTTGACTGAACCGTACATATACACTCTTTTTTTGGACAATGCACCGGTTATCCCGCTCATCATACAAACCTTAAAAAAGTCAGACCAGTGAAATGGTCATGAGTTCAAATCTTCCATCCTTAAATCCCCACCGGTCCATAGCACTGGTAGGTGCATGATTCATATCAAAAATCTTCGGGCCGGTCACCCCATAGTATCTGGAGTTATCAAGACCCTCTTTGATCATTTCAGCCGTGATATTCTCCTCTCCGTTTCCATTCCTGAATGCATCGGCGATAAGCATCATGGAATCATACCCATATCCTGCAAGGGTTTTCGACGGATCATTCCCAAATGCCTCCTGGTATGACTGAACAAACCGGTCAGAGTGGTCGCCTGGCACGAGATTTGTGTAGGCAGAGATGGTAAACAGGGGAAACCGGGAGAGTGCATCAGTCTCTTCTTTCTCCAGATTCTCAAGGCATGATGATTCGGTCAATAATACCTGTCCCCGGTATCCTGCTTCAGAAATATTCCGGATAAGAGGAATCTGCCGTGTATCATACATGATGATGACAATCGCATCCGGAGCTTTATCGAGGATTGTCCGGGTAAATGATGAAAAATCATTCTCCTCCGGGAGAACCGGGTATGTCCCTGAAATCTGGAAATCTTGCTCTATTAGGCCCTTTAGGATGTGATTCAGGACCGATTCTCCGTATTTATCCTGAACATACACCAGGGCAGGACGGTCTGATGTGTA from Methanospirillum hungatei JF-1 includes the following:
- a CDS encoding ABC transporter substrate-binding protein codes for the protein MHPNKQNKIHANIQCGTTGMKQSCILDININCRHISVAGFLMLILLCCIVPVSALEPEKAKITIGVILPLSGDDSVAGSHLLQGIQVAADEINADETCRYQVDLQVADDTGDPDRALTLFKEMQTDSIPVVIGSYTTTLTLPMARETGKSDTTLLISPQANGESLYGISPLFYQVNPPIFALAQFVSEWLAYTSDRPALVYVQDKYGESVLNHILKGLIEQDFQISGTYPVLPEENDFSSFTRTILDKAPDAIVIIMYDTRQIPLIRNISEAGYRGQVLLTESSCLENLEKEETDALSRFPLFTISAYTNLVPGDHSDRFVQSYQEAFGNDPSKTLAGYGYDSMMLIADAFRNGNGEENITAEMIKEGLDNSRYYGVTGPKIFDMNHAPTSAMDRWGFKDGRFELMTISLV
- a CDS encoding S8 family peptidase is translated as MNFSEKNILYAGIGISILLCLLIPSVCAGPSDNWFPDNRWIQQISGQNYQNTIQISEEHAPDRLIVRYKPESMKSQSAMMSVQAMAHAEAGSRVVRDLSTSGVVGMQVVQVTGTSLTRAMEIYETNPDVLYVEPDYRISLSPIEKTGTSAPIQAQSFRAAGTGWPNDPGYSQLWGLENTGQTPFYGKTGADIKAPLAWGATTGSSSVVIALIDTGVDYSHPDLSSNIWQNPGEYSNGADDDGNGYIDDIRGWNFVSKNNDPMDDNGHGTHCAGTMAAVGNNGIGVTGVSWNTKIMPLKFLDSKGSGYTSDAISAILYATQKGVPIISCSFSGPGESLALKEAIDSSSALFICAAGNAGANSDITPQYPAAYPSSQIISVAASTYHDTLATFSNYGTSSVDLAAPGVSIYSTTKAGGYSYLNGTSMAVPYVTGTAALLKARNPSISTPQMKSKILGSCDVLASLSGKVATGGRLNAAKALDVSIPTPTPTITPVPTVTHTPTPSPTPTFTPVPTVTRTPTPSPTPTFTQIPTVTRTPTPSPTPTFTPVPTVTRTPTPSPTPTFTPSPTQGPVPPCGVYKKDIQSGFLRQGQAAVYGYYIPVDGRSKIEWSLTVRGTCGAGQGIATAAKTGGLKDNNNACAGSSVFDLYVCRDCNPQNSRCYANYYAYGPNAYTSITKPASGSTYFVMIYARSGNGIYDLQMNSYKCTGNTPIIVASAEQGMQMAGTDSGASPASIPVPTAEFV